GAATGTTCCTGGCCGTGCCTGGTATTCCCGACATGCAGAAGGTCATCTGGGGAACCATCGGAATATGGTTGCTGGCCGCCGCCGCCTTTGCGGTGAACTGCCTGATCGAGCAACAGGTGGACGCACGCATGCTGCGCACTGCACGGCGTGGGACGGCAAGAGGTACGATCTCGGCCACCCAGGTCCTGGCACTTTCCGGATTGCTGGGTGGTGCTGGCATGTTCGTGTTATATCAGTGGGTCAATCCTCTGACGATGTGGCTTACATTCGCGACGTTTGTCGGCTACGCCATCATTTATACCGTCATTCTCAAACCACGCACACCGCAGAACATCGTGATCGGTGGTCTGTCTGGTGCGATGCCGCCCGCGCTCGGATGGGCTGCGGTTGCAGACAGCGTGCCAGCCGAAGCCTGGCTGCTGGTGATGATCATCTTCATCTGGACACCACCACACTTCTGGGCCCTGGCGTTATACCGCAAACTCGACTACGAGAAGTCCGGCTTGCCGATGCTGCCCGTCACACACGGACAGAGCTTTACCCGTTTGCATATTCTTCTTTACAGCATCGCTTTGCTCGCGACGACCATGTTGCCGTTTGTCGTGCGCATGAGCGGCTGGTTGTACCTGGCGTGTGCGGTGGCACTGGGGCTGCGCTTCATCTGGCTCAGCTGGGCCCTTTACCTTTCCTACAGTGATGCACGGGCGAGAAAGCTGTTTCGCTACTCCATTCTCTATCTTGCGCTTTTGTTTGGTGCGCTGCTGATCGATCACTGGATCCTACTGGTTTAAAACAATGCAACGGTTTGATGTCATGACTTGGTCAGTTCGCTGGCTCGCGGGGTTGTTGCTCGGGTTTTCTGTCGTGCTTGCTGGTTGCAGTGAGCCTGAGCTGGAATTCAATGGTAGTGATATCGCAGGAGCGGGAATTGGCGAATCCTGGGAGTTGGTTGATTTCAACGGCCAGACAGTGACGCCCGCCAGCTATCAAGGCAAGGTCAGCCTGGTCTTCTTTGGTTTCACACAGTGTCCGGATATCTGCCCCACTGCGCTTGCAGACGTGTCGCAGGCGGTTTCTCTGCTTGGAGATGACGCACAAAGCGTTCAGGTGCTGATGGTGTCGGTCGATCCTGAACGCGATACGCCCGAGATACTCCAGGCCTACCTCGGTGCTTTCGATGCCGAGCTGCCGACGGAGTTCGTCGGGCTGGCTGGCACAACCGAGCAGATTCGTCAGGCAGCCGGGTCGTTTCGGGCGTACTACGCAAAGGCTCCTACCCCGGATGGAAGCTACACAATGGACCACAGCACGTCTTTCTACCTGATGGATCAGGATGGTAAAGCCAGAGTTTTGCTGAGCAATCAAGTCGGTCCACAAGCCATCGCCGATGATATCCGGACGCTGTTGCAGAACTGATCTACGCCCACGCGCGCAGGTAGCTAGCAGGCTTGTCAGTCAGGGTTGTTTGTTAGTCCGCCCGGACGATTCTGGGCGAGCCACACCTCATAGGCTTCCCGCGCAGTCGGTTCGAGCGCATCGACAGGCATGCTGCCGGTTCCTGACACAATCATGATTGCGTAATGATTCGCCAGCGCAGATGCCTGGTCGCACAGGCGCAACTCCTCACCCACAGAGGGGAGTCTTTGTCGCCAGAAATTGATCGCCGATTCGATTTCGGTCAAAGTGATTTCAGAATTCATCTGCGTATTCTCGCAGAATATCCCGTATGATCGATCTTAAATCTATCACAGTGGAGGAAATCATGACCTCTGATTCTTTTTACCCGTTCGGACTGCCGGGTATCAACCATCCCGGCGCCGCAGGTCAGGGAAATCCGCTGACCGCAAGCCTCGATCTGATGCGTCAGGCGATGAGTTCCTTTGGACAGTCGGCAAGTCTTGCGAGTGGCACCATGGCACAATCTCTCAACCCAGAAGATCTCGAGCGACGTATTTCTGAGCTCAAGGTCGTGGAGAACTGGCTCAAGCTCAATCTGTCCATGCTCAGTGGCTCGATTCAGGGCATGGAGGTTCAGCTAGCAACGATCAAGACTTTACGATCTTTTGTGGAGATGGGTTCCCAGCCAGTATCGGAAGACGGCCAGCAGCCCTCTCCCCTTGAGGTTGTTCTGGGGATCCGTCGCCCACCCGCAGAGTCGCCTGCAGCAACAGTTGCTCCAGAATCGACTCCTGCTCCAGCACCGCAGCCTCGCCCCGAGCCTGAAGCGCCTTCTACGGGTGCGGCATCGCACACCCACAATGCCGGTAGTTCTGATACACCAGGTGCAGGGGAAGGTGTGCCTGGCATCCCTGGTATGCCGAACACGCCAGAAAGCAGTCAGGCCGCTGCCCAGGCATGGTGGGATATGTTGCAGAATCAGTTTAGTCAGATTGCGGCAGCCACCACACAGGCTGCCCAGTTTGCGAAACCAGAAGAAGTCGGTCAGCAAACCGCGTCAGAGGCTGATCACAAGCCTCGTGCGAGAAAGAAGATGGCCAGCAAATCCGCCACTAGATCGGGCTCGACTACCCGGGCGCGTAAGTCCAGTGCGTCCAGACCTGTTAAAAACACAAAAAGCTGATTACAGACTCGACACCTCGCCAGCGGCGAGGCTTTTGATTGGAAACGTTGTATGTTGAATATCGTCATTCTCGCCGCCGGTATGGGCAAGCGAATGAAATCCGGTTTGCCCAAAGTTCTCCACCCCATTGCAGGTCGACCGATGCTCTCGCATCTGCTAGAGACCGCGCGCTCCCTGAATCCTGATCGTCTCTTTATTGTGGTGGGGCATGGCGCCGAGCGGGTCAAGGCCGAGTTTGAAGGGCAGAGCGATTTGCGTTTCGTGCTTCAGGCCGAGCAGCTTGGAACCGGGCATGCGGTTCAGCAGGTGGCGAGGGATCTGGTAGAAGAGGGTGAGCACGATCAGACGCTGGTGCTTTACGGCGATGTGCCGCTGGTGCAGAGTGGCACATTGCGGGCTTTGCTGGCCGCCAGTGAAGACAGCCTGGCCTTGCTGACAGAAGAATTGCCGGATCCCGCCGGCTATGGTCGTATCGTCAGGGATCATCAAGGCAGGGTGACGGCGATTGTCGAGCACAAGGATGCGACACCCTCACAACTAGCGATTCGCGAAGTCAATACGGGCATGCTGGTTGCGCCGACAGCGTCACTGAAGAGCTGGCTCGGACGCCTTCAGAACAACAATGCGCAAGGCGAGTATTACCTGACTGATATCATCGGAATGGCTGTGTCCGAATGTCAGGTGGTCGCTACGGTCGAGCCGCAGAAACGGTTTGAGACGCTGGGGGTGAATAGCCGCTCTCAGCAAGCGGATCTCGAACGGCTCTGGCAGCGTGAACTGGCTGAGCGCCAGATGATCGCAGGGGTGACATTGGCCGACCCGGATCGTTTCGATCAGCGGGGAGCGCTTGCCTGCGGGCAGGACG
This sequence is a window from Orrella marina. Protein-coding genes within it:
- the cyoE gene encoding heme o synthase, with the protein product MSTALAQQDSLWRQYWVLTKPRVTQLAVFCAVIGMFLAVPGIPDMQKVIWGTIGIWLLAAAAFAVNCLIEQQVDARMLRTARRGTARGTISATQVLALSGLLGGAGMFVLYQWVNPLTMWLTFATFVGYAIIYTVILKPRTPQNIVIGGLSGAMPPALGWAAVADSVPAEAWLLVMIIFIWTPPHFWALALYRKLDYEKSGLPMLPVTHGQSFTRLHILLYSIALLATTMLPFVVRMSGWLYLACAVALGLRFIWLSWALYLSYSDARARKLFRYSILYLALLFGALLIDHWILLV
- a CDS encoding PhaM family polyhydroxyalkanoate granule multifunctional regulatory protein; translation: MTSDSFYPFGLPGINHPGAAGQGNPLTASLDLMRQAMSSFGQSASLASGTMAQSLNPEDLERRISELKVVENWLKLNLSMLSGSIQGMEVQLATIKTLRSFVEMGSQPVSEDGQQPSPLEVVLGIRRPPAESPAATVAPESTPAPAPQPRPEPEAPSTGAASHTHNAGSSDTPGAGEGVPGIPGMPNTPESSQAAAQAWWDMLQNQFSQIAAATTQAAQFAKPEEVGQQTASEADHKPRARKKMASKSATRSGSTTRARKSSASRPVKNTKS
- the glmU gene encoding bifunctional UDP-N-acetylglucosamine diphosphorylase/glucosamine-1-phosphate N-acetyltransferase GlmU; amino-acid sequence: MLNIVILAAGMGKRMKSGLPKVLHPIAGRPMLSHLLETARSLNPDRLFIVVGHGAERVKAEFEGQSDLRFVLQAEQLGTGHAVQQVARDLVEEGEHDQTLVLYGDVPLVQSGTLRALLAASEDSLALLTEELPDPAGYGRIVRDHQGRVTAIVEHKDATPSQLAIREVNTGMLVAPTASLKSWLGRLQNNNAQGEYYLTDIIGMAVSECQVVATVEPQKRFETLGVNSRSQQADLERLWQRELAERQMIAGVTLADPDRFDQRGALACGQDVSIDVGCVFEGTVTLGDRVVIGPNCLLKDVVVADDVTINAFSHLQGAKVGSSAVVGPFARLRPGSDLGEKSHVGNFVEIKNATLGHGSKANHLSYLGDAQIGARVNIGAGTITCNYDGVNKHLTVIEDDAFIGSDTQLVAPVKVGAGATLGAGTTLTMDAPRGKLTISRSLQKTIEQWQRPVKQGEFSKKS
- a CDS encoding DUF3717 domain-containing protein, whose translation is MNSEITLTEIESAINFWRQRLPSVGEELRLCDQASALANHYAIMIVSGTGSMPVDALEPTAREAYEVWLAQNRPGGLTNNPD
- a CDS encoding SCO family protein; this encodes MTWSVRWLAGLLLGFSVVLAGCSEPELEFNGSDIAGAGIGESWELVDFNGQTVTPASYQGKVSLVFFGFTQCPDICPTALADVSQAVSLLGDDAQSVQVLMVSVDPERDTPEILQAYLGAFDAELPTEFVGLAGTTEQIRQAAGSFRAYYAKAPTPDGSYTMDHSTSFYLMDQDGKARVLLSNQVGPQAIADDIRTLLQN